Proteins encoded within one genomic window of Setaria italica strain Yugu1 chromosome IV, Setaria_italica_v2.0, whole genome shotgun sequence:
- the LOC101779193 gene encoding hydrophobic protein OSR8, giving the protein MGLCSCCCRCLELLCSVLLPPLGVCLRHGCCSLEFWISVLLTILGYLPGVLYAIYVICSVDPHRHDDPDDYVYVA; this is encoded by the exons ATGGGCCTGTGCTCGTGCTGCTGCCGGTGCCTGGAGCTCCTGTGCTCCGTCCTGCTCCCGCCCCTCGGCGTCTGCCTCCGCCACGGCTGCTGCTCC TTGGAGTTCTGGATCAGCGTCCTGCTCACCATCCTCGGTTACCTCCCCGGCGTCCTCTACGCCATCTACGTCATCTGCTCCGTCGACCCCCACCGCCACGACGACCCCGACGACTACGTCTACGTCGCCTGA
- the LOC101778785 gene encoding putrescine hydroxycinnamoyltransferase 1-like: MAVEVVESCMVKPSEATPKHGLWLSNLDHLMPRSHMTMVFFYRPSHGSASSSPHVLKAALSKALVPFYPLAGRLAADGTGRPEISCTGDGALLVIARSDARLDEMGDLAPSDELRRTLVPPADGGGGDHAGVLAMFQVTFFSCGAVCLGTAIYRAAADGRAFGNFLRAWAAMARGVGEAEAAVPRPWLDRTLLRARSPPSVRFDHAVAVTSRRDVAGGSNPKVPFDTAILPISRDHVDALKAGAGTTAGGGKKVSTFNAVVAHVWGCACKSSSRGAADGTEDDTRVYMTADARSRVRPPLPDGYLGNAVVRSLAVAKMGDIASGSLATAAARVSHATARLSDEFVRSLVDYLEQATSGAAAEWPVIPETDLWIVSWLGLPFSELDFGWGRPAFVGPATITLGGRVYLVPGPDGGGVDVVVAMEPGRLARFKVLFYEGLKRCSLIHAPDRRVAKPSKL; encoded by the coding sequence ATGGCAGTGGAGGTCGTTGAGTCCTGCATGGTGAAGCCCAGCGAGGCGACGCCCAAGCACGGGCTGTGGCTCTCCAACCTCGACCACCTGATGCCCAGGAGCCACATGACCATGGTCTTCTTCTACCGGCCTAGCCATGGCTCGGCGTCCTCCTCACCGCACGTCCTGAAGGCCGCCCTGTCCAAGGCGCTCGTCCCCTTCTACCCCCTCGCTGGCCGGCTCGCGGCGGACGGCACCGGCCGCCCGGAAATCAGCtgcaccggcgacggggcgctCCTCGTCATTGCCCGCTCGGATGCCAGGCTCGATGAGATGGGCGACCTTGCCCCGTCGGACGAGCTGCGGCGGACGCTTGTcccgccggccgacggcggcggcggcgaccacgccgGCGTCCTGGCCATGTTCCAGGTGACGTTCTTTAGCTGCGGCGCGGTGTGCCTTGGGACGGCCATCTACcgtgcggcggcggacggccgcGCCTTTGGCAACTTCTTGCGTGCGTGGGCTGCCATGGCGAGGGGCGtcggcgaggccgaggccgccgtGCCACGCCCGTGGCTCGACCGCACGCTGCTTCGCGCGCGCTCCCCTCCATCCGTGCGCTTCGACCACGCCGTGGCCGTGACCTCTCGGCGAGACGTCGCCGGCGGGTCCAACCCGAAGGTCCCGTTCGACACCGCCATCCTCCCCATCTCCAGAGACCATGTTGACGCGCTCAAGGCCGGCGCCGGCAcaaccgccggcggcgggaagaAGGTATCCACGTTCAACGCGGTGGTCGCCCACGTTTGGGGATGCGCTTGCAAGTCGTCGtcgcgcggcgccgccgacggaACGGAGGACGACACCCGGGTGTACATGACCGCCGACGCCCGGTCCCGCGTCCGCCCACCGCTCCCGGATGGCTACCTCGGCAACGCCGTCGTCCGCTCGCTGGCGGTGGCCAAGATGGGCGACATCGCCTCGGGctcgctcgccaccgccgctgccagggtctcccacgccaccgccCGGTTGAGCGACGAGTTCGTACGGTCGCTGGTGGACTACCTGGAACAAGcgacgagcggcgcggcggcggagtggccgGTCATCCCGGAGACGGACCTGTGGATCGTCAGCTGGCTGGGTCTGCCGTTCTCCGAACTGGACTTCGGCTGGGGCCGGCCGGCGTTCGTTGGCCCGGCGACCATCACGCTCGGCGGCCGCGTGTACCTCGTCCCCGGcccggacggcggcggagttgatgttgttgttgccaTGGAGCCAGGGAGACTGGCCAGGTTCAAAGTGCTGTTCTATGAGGGCCTCAAACGTTGCTCTCTCATACATGCTCCAGATAGGCGTGTGGCCAAACCCTCAAAACTTTAG